CCGTTTCTGTGACATTTTAAAAATGTCCGCCGACGCAATTCTCTACGGCCCCAAGGAATACATGGGGACGAAGTACGCAGCGCTGCTGGAGCTTTTGGAACGCTGTCCAGCAGACAAAGGAAAATACGCAGAAGAAATTCTGACTCTGTATTTACTCAGCCACGACCCAGTAGAATAAAAAAATGCGGGTGTCCAAATTGCAGTTGGGCACCTGTTATTTTTTTATACTCTTAAACATAACACCAGCGCCCTGCGTCTCCTCCGCCCGGTTCCGAACCGCTTCCCGGATCAGTTTTGAGCCGATTTCCCGCATTTCGCCAGCTGTATACCAGGGCTTCGCGTAAAGCTTGTAGTCAATATCGGTGCGGTAGCCCTGCAAAATCGCCCGGATCTGCTCCGGACCCATGCCCTGCCGCACATACTCCGATACATCCAGCCCTTCCTCTAAACCCATCCGGATCAGATACATCTTTTTCCAATCCAGATTCTTATCCGCATAGACCGATACATCTACCTTTCCTGTTAGACCTTCCCGTATTTGCCACATCTGGCAATTTGAATACTCAGGATCGTTATAAAAGGTCACATCCACACCGGTCATCAATCCCCAGAAAATTTCCCGTATCTGGTCTGGCGTAAAGGCCTCCGTAATATACGGCGACACATCGAAACCACATTCCATCGCTTCCCGAATCACACTCTGCTGTTCTCTTGAATATTTTGGCTTAACGCCCATTTTTCCACAACCCCAGCAGCATCATCAGCGCCTCAAGGCCCAGGCATTCTGCGGCGACCAGTCCAAACCGGCTGTTAAAGGCCAGTCCGGCAAGCAGCGCGCAGGCACTGATAACCACCAGTATTCTCCTCGCCCGTTTCCGGTAATGGGTGCACTCGACGTCGTCCAGCGGCTTCGCGCTGTTTTCAACCGGCGCCCATCTGAAGATCACCGGAAAAGCACACAGCGTAAGCGACGCGGTAACCACCGCAACCGCCCCCGCCGGGCAGAACCGAGCAACGAGTAAAACAGAAAGTATTGTGATCCATGACAGCAGATAGCAGACCCCGCGTGTGTCGGCGTGGTAACCGCCAGCGTAGGCGCGGATGGCCGCATAAACAATTAAAAAGAGAATGGTCTCCGGCAGCATGCCCAGAATAAGGCCCACCAGCAGCATAGATGCGTAGTGAGTTGCTTTGAGCATGGCTGATTCCAGCCCAAACTGGTAAATTTCCACATCATCTAAATCGATGATCCGGTGCGCGACCAGACGGTTAACCGTCCATTTTGCACCCCGACCAATCATTAGAACTTACGCAGATCCTTAACTTTTTCGGGAAGTTTGTCTTGGTGGTTGAAAAGCCAGCATGCGGTATTGGCATTTTTAATGGCTTCCTGGCGGGCCGTTTTTTCGACGACCTTAAACAGTTTATCTTTTAAGCTATTTTTTTTCATAATAGACACCTCAAATTTAATAAACAAATACATCAGCTGATTACACTTATTTTAGCGTCTTCTTGTAAGAGCTTCAATCCGTTTTATCTGAAGTGTCTTTTTCCTTGTCTATTTAATCATACCTATGTCTGAAGTAAAAAATCATGTGTCTATTTTACGCTGAAGGAGACAATAAAATTTTCACCTCGAAAAATTCATCATTACTTTTTCGTTGTATTGTACCATCATATTTTTCCACGGCTGATTCGACGTTTTTAAGTCCTAATCCCATATGCTTACCACCTTTTGTAGATACAAGGGTATCTTTATCCCAAGCCAACTCTCCATTATATTGATTGCGGATACTGATAGTCACAAATTGATTGAATTTAAAGACTCTTAAAACAATCATTCTTCTTTCTATGGGAATTTTAGTGCATGCTTCAATCGCATTATCCAGCAAATTCGAGAAAATTGTGGTCATATCAAAAGGATCAATAAAGTTAAAATCGATATCTTCCACTTCAATATTTAACTCAATTCTTAATTCATCACATTTTAGTATTTTATCATTAACAATAATTGTCAATATACGGTTTTTACATTTAAAACGGCCTGAAAGAGCGTCCATACTCTCTAAAATTGTTTGCGCATAATACTTAGCTTCAATACCACTTCCTGAAATATATAATTCCTCTAAGGTTTGCATGTGATTCTTCATATCATGAATCAATCGCCTAGAATGATCATATTGGGCTTCAATATTATGATAATAGTTATTTTGCATAGACAATTGCTGATCTCTTAGTTTCATTTCATTTTCCAAAGTATATTTTTGAGAAATAGCTTCAAAAAGATAAATCAAGTAAATATCTAATCCTAAAAATCCAACACTCAAAATAGTTAAAACAACACTTGTAATGGAAGTGTCAATGATAATAGAAATATAATCTATTATTAAAATTTCAAAAAGTGCTAAGATTATTAAAAAGATATTTTGTTGTGTTGCTATTTTACCAAATTCATGCTTTTTCATTATTACAATAAGAGGTCTATAAAAACACAAAAGCATCACTTGACTTGCCAAACCTGAAAAAAATAACGCGGCACTATTTCCCATAATAATTTCCATTGTTCTACCGCTAAGAACAGAAAAAGCTAACACAGAAATGGTGTCCATAATAAACATATATAAATAAAACAACAAACTTGCACCAACAATTTTTCTTTTCATTGGTGCATCAAACAAACAAATTCCAACTAAGCAGGTCGCTAATAATCCATAAAAACTTTTCAGCAAAGGAATTCTCAATTGATTAACTATAATCGCAAAAGATACAAACATAAAATAAGAAAGCACATAAATTGACATAGTGTATTTTTTCTTAAATAGTTTAAACATAAATTTAAACAGAACATATCCTGATATACTGTACCACAATATCAAATTTCCCCAATAAAACACATTATCCATACTTTTCCTCGAACGTATCTCTTAAGCCAATCCGCTACAGCAGCTTAAAATTCTCCTCAATATAATCAAACAGACGCGCCTTAAATTCCACGGCGCGTTTCTGGGCAATGGGTAGGGTTTCGCCGTTATCCAGGAACAGGTCGGCCCCGGCGATGCGCTTGCAGTGGAACAGGTTCACAATCACGCTTTTATGGCAGTACTCAAAATCAAAGTCCCCGACCTTTTCCATGATCTCTGACAGGACGCCGTTAAATTCAAAATCGCCCTGGGTGGTGCTCATTTTGATCTTTCTCCGGACGCGCTCAAAATAATAAATATCGTTGCTGGCAAAGACTTTCAGCTCGCCGCCCATCATCAGCGAGACGTCGTGGCTCTTGTTTTCCTTCTCGATAAAATCAAAAACCTCGGTCAGCACCATGTTAACCTTGGCGGTGTTAAAGGGCTTGACCAGATACTCAAACGCGTGCACGGCAAAGGCGTTGCGCATGTAATGGGTATAGCTGGTGATAAAGATAAGCTTTACCCGGGCGTCCCATTTGCGGATCTGCTTGGCCGTGTCGATTCCGTCGGTGCCGGGCATCTCCACGTCAAGAAAAAGGATATCAAACTGGATACGGTCCTCAAGCACTTCACTGCCGTCATGATAAACATACGTCTCCACATCAATACTGTGTTCCTCACCATATTTGATGATGAGCGCCTCAAGCTTTTCCGCAATTAAAGCATTGTCATCGCAAATTCCAATTCTAATCATCCCATTTTCTGCCTTTCCGATATTTCTTTCATTATATCATATTTTCTTCTAACACCCTATAAAAAGGCGTGATGAAGTTCATTCCTACCAAATATTCTATACCATATAATGACGCTTTGAAAACCAGAATTTTAACATTTTTTTCAAAAAAAGAAAAGCCCCGGCGTTTGGGACTTTTCTAAAAAAGGGAGGGTTTTTCAGCCTCGCTGACTGAAAAGAGGATTTAAT
Above is a window of Eubacterium sp. 1001713B170207_170306_E7 DNA encoding:
- a CDS encoding helix-turn-helix transcriptional regulator, with amino-acid sequence MQELDHKAIGLRIRKQRTFLNMSRDELARKIGITPTFLADIELGTKGFSLKSLNRFCDILKMSADAILYGPKEYMGTKYAALLELLERCPADKGKYAEEILTLYLLSHDPVE
- a CDS encoding accessory gene regulator B family protein, coding for MIGRGAKWTVNRLVAHRIIDLDDVEIYQFGLESAMLKATHYASMLLVGLILGMLPETILFLIVYAAIRAYAGGYHADTRGVCYLLSWITILSVLLVARFCPAGAVAVVTASLTLCAFPVIFRWAPVENSAKPLDDVECTHYRKRARRILVVISACALLAGLAFNSRFGLVAAECLGLEALMMLLGLWKNGR
- a CDS encoding cyclic lactone autoinducer peptide: MKKNSLKDKLFKVVEKTARQEAIKNANTACWLFNHQDKLPEKVKDLRKF
- a CDS encoding ATP-binding protein; this translates as MDNVFYWGNLILWYSISGYVLFKFMFKLFKKKYTMSIYVLSYFMFVSFAIIVNQLRIPLLKSFYGLLATCLVGICLFDAPMKRKIVGASLLFYLYMFIMDTISVLAFSVLSGRTMEIIMGNSAALFFSGLASQVMLLCFYRPLIVIMKKHEFGKIATQQNIFLIILALFEILIIDYISIIIDTSITSVVLTILSVGFLGLDIYLIYLFEAISQKYTLENEMKLRDQQLSMQNNYYHNIEAQYDHSRRLIHDMKNHMQTLEELYISGSGIEAKYYAQTILESMDALSGRFKCKNRILTIIVNDKILKCDELRIELNIEVEDIDFNFIDPFDMTTIFSNLLDNAIEACTKIPIERRMIVLRVFKFNQFVTISIRNQYNGELAWDKDTLVSTKGGKHMGLGLKNVESAVEKYDGTIQRKSNDEFFEVKILLSPSA
- a CDS encoding LytTR family DNA-binding domain-containing protein, which translates into the protein MIRIGICDDNALIAEKLEALIIKYGEEHSIDVETYVYHDGSEVLEDRIQFDILFLDVEMPGTDGIDTAKQIRKWDARVKLIFITSYTHYMRNAFAVHAFEYLVKPFNTAKVNMVLTEVFDFIEKENKSHDVSLMMGGELKVFASNDIYYFERVRRKIKMSTTQGDFEFNGVLSEIMEKVGDFDFEYCHKSVIVNLFHCKRIAGADLFLDNGETLPIAQKRAVEFKARLFDYIEENFKLL